The Carassius carassius chromosome 9, fCarCar2.1, whole genome shotgun sequence genome includes a region encoding these proteins:
- the LOC132148555 gene encoding interferon a3-like isoform X1, which produces MKQTQMWTYICVIFVTLSQCSACRWLGRYRMVNADSLTLLEKMGGHPGAVKVRVPGHLYNLIGDAKVEDQVRFLVLTLDQIINLMDAKEHMNPEQWKLVEYFLKDLHRQSSELKECVAQYQKPSHMESYEKKIIRHFRILKKSLKKEKYSSHAWEQIRRAVTTHLQRMEIIANNANKSLARV; this is translated from the exons ATGAAACAAACTCAAATGTGGACATATATTTGTGTGATATTTGTAACTCTGAGTCAATGCTCCGCTTGCAGATGGCTCGGCAGATACAGGATGGTGAACGCCGATTCTCTGACACTGCTTGAGAAAATG GGTGGACATCCTGGGGCTGTTAAGGTGCGGGTTCCAGGACACCTGTACAACTTGATAGGAGATGCTAAG GTGGAGGACCAGGTGAGGTTTCTTGTCTTGACCTTAGATCAGATCATCAACCTCATGGATGCTAAAGAACACATGAATCCAGAGCAATGGAAACTAGTGGAATATTTCCTAAAAGACCTGCACAGGCAGTCATCTGAGCTCAAAGAATGT GTGGCCCAATACCAAAAGCCGTCACATATGGAGTCATATGAGAAAAAGATAATAAGGCACTTCAGGATTTTAAAGAAGAGTTTAAAGAAAGAA AAATATAGTTCTCACGCATGGGAGCAGATCCGGAGAGCTGTGACAACCCACCTTCAGAGGATGGAGATCATCGCAAACAACGCAAACAAGTCCCTGGCAAGAGTTTAA
- the LOC132148555 gene encoding interferon a3-like isoform X3: MVNADSLTLLEKMGGHPGAVKVRVPGHLYNLIGDAKVEDQVRFLVLTLDQIINLMDAKEHMNPEQWKLVEYFLKDLHRQSSELKECVAQYQKPSHMESYEKKIIRHFRILKKSLKKEKYSSHAWEQIRRAVTTHLQRMEIIANNANKSLARV, translated from the exons ATGGTGAACGCCGATTCTCTGACACTGCTTGAGAAAATG GGTGGACATCCTGGGGCTGTTAAGGTGCGGGTTCCAGGACACCTGTACAACTTGATAGGAGATGCTAAG GTGGAGGACCAGGTGAGGTTTCTTGTCTTGACCTTAGATCAGATCATCAACCTCATGGATGCTAAAGAACACATGAATCCAGAGCAATGGAAACTAGTGGAATATTTCCTAAAAGACCTGCACAGGCAGTCATCTGAGCTCAAAGAATGT GTGGCCCAATACCAAAAGCCGTCACATATGGAGTCATATGAGAAAAAGATAATAAGGCACTTCAGGATTTTAAAGAAGAGTTTAAAGAAAGAA AAATATAGTTCTCACGCATGGGAGCAGATCCGGAGAGCTGTGACAACCCACCTTCAGAGGATGGAGATCATCGCAAACAACGCAAACAAGTCCCTGGCAAGAGTTTAA
- the LOC132148556 gene encoding interferon a3-like isoform X1 has translation MKQTQMWTYICVIFVTLSQCSACRWLGRYRMVSADSLTLLEKMGGHPGAVKVRVPGHLYNLIGDAKVEDQVRFLVLTLDQIINLMDAKEHMNPEQWKLVEYFLKDLHRQSSELKECVAQYQKLSHMESYEKKIIRHFRILKKSLKKEKYSSHAWEQIRRAVRTHLQRMEIIANNANKSLARV, from the exons ATGAAACAAACTCAAATGTGGACATATATTTGTGTGATATTTGTAACTCTGAGTCAATGCTCCGCTTGCAGATGGCTCGGCAGATACAGGATGGTGAGCGCCGATTCTCTGACACTGCTTGAGAAAATG GGTGGACATCCTGGGGCTGTTAAGGTGCGGGTTCCAGGACACCTGTACAACTTGATAGGAGATGCTAAG GTGGAGGACCAGGTGAGGTTTCTTGTCTTGACCTTAGATCAGATCATCAACCTCATGGATGCCAAAGAACACATGAATCCAGAGCAATGGAAACTAGTGGAATATTTCCTAAAAGACCTGCACAGGCAGTCATCTGAGCTCAAAGAATGT GTGGCCCAATACCAAAAGCTGTCACATATGGAGTCATATGAGAAAAAGATAATAAGGCATTTCAGGATTTTAAAGAAGAGTTTAAAGAAAGAA AAATATAGTTCTCACGCATGGGAGCAGATCCGGAGAGCAGTGAGAACCCACCTTCAGAGGATGGAGATCATCGCAAACAACGCAAACAAGTCCCTGGCAAGAGTTTAA
- the LOC132148556 gene encoding interferon a3-like isoform X2 yields the protein MVSADSLTLLEKMGGHPGAVKVRVPGHLYNLIGDAKVEDQVRFLVLTLDQIINLMDAKEHMNPEQWKLVEYFLKDLHRQSSELKECVAQYQKLSHMESYEKKIIRHFRILKKSLKKEKYSSHAWEQIRRAVRTHLQRMEIIANNANKSLARV from the exons ATGGTGAGCGCCGATTCTCTGACACTGCTTGAGAAAATG GGTGGACATCCTGGGGCTGTTAAGGTGCGGGTTCCAGGACACCTGTACAACTTGATAGGAGATGCTAAG GTGGAGGACCAGGTGAGGTTTCTTGTCTTGACCTTAGATCAGATCATCAACCTCATGGATGCCAAAGAACACATGAATCCAGAGCAATGGAAACTAGTGGAATATTTCCTAAAAGACCTGCACAGGCAGTCATCTGAGCTCAAAGAATGT GTGGCCCAATACCAAAAGCTGTCACATATGGAGTCATATGAGAAAAAGATAATAAGGCATTTCAGGATTTTAAAGAAGAGTTTAAAGAAAGAA AAATATAGTTCTCACGCATGGGAGCAGATCCGGAGAGCAGTGAGAACCCACCTTCAGAGGATGGAGATCATCGCAAACAACGCAAACAAGTCCCTGGCAAGAGTTTAA